The genomic DNA CGTTTATCTTTATTTTTGCATATGGGATATTCAACGCATATAGCCCAGTAGTAAGAAAGTACGAGGTGCACATCCCGAAAAAAGTAGAGGGACGTAAAAGCTTACGCATTGCGATGGCTTCTGATATGCATTTCGGTAAATTATCTGGCGTTTCGCATTTAAAAAGACTTGTCCGTCATGTAAATGAGATGGAGCCTGATATTATTTTACTGCCAGGAGATATTATCGATGATCATCCAGGTGTGTTCATTCAAAAAAATATGGGACCAATTATGAAACAAATGAAAGCTCCACTAGGCGTATATGGTGTGTTAGGAAACCACGAATATTACGGACGAGCAGTTCCTGAATTTTTACAAGAGATGGACAAGATTGATATTCGTATTCTGTTAGATGAAGTGATTACAATTGAAGATCAATTTTACCTCGTCGGAAGAAGAGATAAAACAGAGCGAGATCGTCAAAGCTTTGAAAATCTAATGAGTACGGTAGATAAATCTATGCCAGTTATTGCAATGGATCATCAACCATTCGAGTTGAAACAAGCAGCGGAGGCGGGTGTTGATTTACTATTATCAGGTCACACGCACCGCGGACAAATGGCGCCGAATCATATTGTAACGAGAAGAATGTACGAATTAGACTGGGGATACGCACAAAAAGGTGCATTCCACGCGATTGTTTCTTCTGGTTTCGGATTCTGGGGACCGCCATTAAGACTGGGAAGTAGATCTGAGATTGTGCAGGTGGAAGTTACGTTTGAATAGAGGGATAAAGAGAAAAGGGCTGACTGATAAATGTCAGTCCTTTTCTCTTTCATCTTTTCTAAAATCATACGTGTCCGTCTCTACATGTAATTTATGCTTATTAATCATCACTGTATGATCGTCTAACCATTGTACAGTTGCATCTTCTTCACGATAATTCCAGTATATATTTTTCGTGTTCATAAATTTTTTATTATTTGCTATAAGCTCTCCTCTTATAGCAAAACTAGTCGTTGCGCCGCCATTATGTCTGTATATATGTAAAGTATACGTTTTATCTGGCGAGTATATGGATTGAATCTTTTCACCGCCTGAAACCCCAGATAAAGTGAAGAATTTCCAATATCCTAAACTAATGAATACAATAATGATGAATAGAATGGTGAAGAAAATCTTTTTCATGTTTCCCCTCTTTCCCTTAACGGCCATACTTGTATTAAATCAAAGAAGAATGAAACTGGCAATATTATCCTTTTCATCGCCGGAATATGTACGTTTCTATTTATAGCGTCCTGTTCACGATTTGGAATGAAAGTCCCCATATTTTTCAATAAAAAAAGGCTCCATATAAGGAGCACTCAATAAAAACAAATGAATTAAAAGAAATAACAGACATGTATAACATTATTATATTTGAATTTAATATTTATATTGATGTCGATTTCATAAAAAAGGTACGATTAAAAGACGCTGCTGAAATAAAGGGGGATTATAAGTGGTTATATCAGATGTGCTATACGGTGAGTTTGAAGTGGATCAGGTGTTAGAAGAATTAATTGTAAGTAAGTCTGTGCAAAGACTAAAAGGTATTCATCAAAATGGCGCAAGCTACTTAATAAATGAGAAATGGAATGTAACGCGCTTTGATCATTCAGTTGGTGTTATGTTATTAGTTAAAAAACTTGGTGGTTCAGTAGAAGAACAAATTGCAGGTTTACTGCATGACGTATCACATACTGCTTTTTCCCACGTGATTGATTATGTTTTTCATAATGAGGGTGAAAGTTATCATGAAGAGATATTTAGTTCTGTAGTGAAAAACTCAGAAATTCCAGCGATTCTTTCAAAGTATGGTTATAACTATGAAGATATTTTGTTAGATGATTCAAAATGGACGTTACTCGAAAGGTCAGCACCAGAATTATGCGCAGACAGAGTTGATTATACGTTACGAGATATGTATACATATGGGTATGTTTCTTTAGAAGAAGTTCACAGTTTTTTAGAGGATGTCATTGCTGTAGATGGGAAAATGGTCCTTCAAAATATCGAAATAGCTGAATGGTTTGCAGAAACGTATTACAAAGAAGTAATCGATTTCTTTATGCAACCAATGAATATTTACGGAAATGATATGTTAGCAAAAACGCTAAAGTTAGCTCTACACAAAAAGGTTATTCATGCAGATGATTTTCTTCTTGAAGATGATGAGCTAATTTCGAAATTGCAGCAATGTAATGATTCAGAAGTACATGCTTTATTAAGAAAAGTTCATCCGAATGTAAAAGTAAAAGAAGATAGAAATGATTATGATTTGTATCAGAAAAATAAAGTCCGACTCATTGATCCGTCGTTACTTCGTGAAGGTGAAGTTGTTTCATCGTCTTTCGTATCAGAAAACATAAGACAGATGAGTGAGGTCGCTTATGAAAAAGCGGTGAGAGGGATGTATGTGAAAGTGATTTCGGATTAAAAAGGAGAGCATATCTTTGCTCTCCTTTTCCTCATTAATAATCAAACCAATTCCAAACCTCAATATCTCCAAGAGTCGCATAACGAACGTGCGACGAGTTTTGTAATTTTAATAACTCTTTCGATGGACCAGTAATGACAATCCCGTATACTTTAACGCCGTTATCTTTTACATACTGATAGCGCTTATCTAAATTCAGCTCTTTTTCAGGAGTTCGAGTAGTTTTACTTACAGTTTCTTTATGTGTAGAAAGAATGTGCATCATTTCGATCACTTCATCTTCTTTTGTCTTCGGTCGTATTGCTTCATTATCAGGGAGATTTATATGTTCTGAAAATCCTATAATTTCTCCACCATGTAGGATGAAATCTTCCTCATCTATTCTCTCTTGTCCTGTGTCTAAGGCGTACCATAAAGGAGTTGGCGGCATTTCTTGTGCTTCAAATGCGCTATATAGAATCGATTCGACTTCTTGTAAAGTGTAAGCTTTATCGAAAGATAGCGCTACTTCTGCAACGGTCCCCTCATGTATCTTTCCAAGTGTATCCCAAACTTTTTTAGATGATTCTTTCAAAGAAGCTTCTTCCTTGATTTTTGGATGAACAAAGGAAAGTTTTTTTGAATAGGGTTTATTTGCCCAAGATTGATTTGTGTCAGTTACAGATGATAAGAAACTACGCGTTGTTACTGTGCCAATTGGAAGTTCTTTTTTGCCGACAGTTTTAACTAAATTCATTTCATTTTCTGTACGGAAAAAGGGTTTGATTTTTGTACTGCCTCCAGTGGAACGACTATTTGGAATTGTTGCTTCTAGTGCGAGTGCTGGAATCTCATTTACTTCGGCTAACTTTTTCATATTATAGAAGTAAAGAGAAGATGAAAAATGATCGACAAAATAGATTGCAATACAAACGGCAAGGACAAAACTAACGGTTTGCCAACGTTGTTTCCATTTTATTTTCCAAAACGGGACTTTCAGCTTTTGTGGTGGTAGTTTTTTCTTTATTGGTTCACTCTTCGAAAGCAACTCATCTAAGTAAGCTTCACATTCTTCACATGTCTCAATATGATTTTCTAACAGTTCTTGTTCATCATGCGTGAGCGTTCCGTTTTCGTACTTCTCCCATAGTTTTTTAAATTCTGTACAACCCATCCGTATCACTCCTTTATGCTTTTCGTTTCTTTTCGTCCTCGGTGTAATTCAATTTTCACTTTCGCTAGTGAGAGACCGGTCATTTCTGCTATTTCCTTATACGAGAATCCGTAGTAATCTCGTAGTAACAGAACATTTCGTCTTTCGAGCGGAAGAGAAGATAAACTGTCTAACCAACTAGCAATCTCATGTTTTACGAAATAAGAGTGCTCTGTACTTGGTACGTTTGGTAAATGGAATTCTGCAATTGTCGTTGTTTTATATCTTTTTTCTTTTCGATACCAATCGATAAAGGCGTTGTAGGCAATTGTAAATAACCAAGGCCTAATTTCTTCTCCTTTATAATAGTCAATATGGATGAGCATTCGGTAAAATGTTTCTTGCATAAGATCTTCCGCACAGTGGGAATCTCCGGTTAGGGAGAGAAGATAGCGAAATAAATCTTGCATATGCTCTGAGTAAATTTCTTCTAATGATTGTTTATGTTTCACTACATTTCCCTCCCTTCATACATAACAACGAAATACATATAAAAAAGTTACATTTGTTTTTAAAATTATAGTAAAAAACGTCAAGAATTGGATAAGATTCTCTTTTATCATAATACATATAAGGCGGGTGAACAGAGATGGAAAGCTATGAAGCACAAATTCAAAGGTCAATTGATTATATTGAGGAAGATGTAATGGAAAAACAGACGCTGCGTAATTTAGCACGTATTGCAGGTTTTTCTGAGTCGCATTTTCATCGTGTATTTCAGGCGTTAGTAGGTGATACAGTAATGGAGTATGTTCGAAAGAGGAGGTTAGCCCGAGCAGCTTATCAACTTTCTCATACGGATGAAAAAGTTATTGATATCGCATTTGAGCATGGCTTTCAATCTCACGAAACGTTCACGAGAGCCTTTAAAAAATTATTTCAAATGACACCGAGTGAATATCGAAAGCAAGAAATTGAAACGCCGATGTATTACAGCGTGAATGTAAAGCAAAGAAAATTAAATCCGTATTTAGGAGGCATACAAATGGAATATCGTATTGTAAATAAACCAGAATTTTTAATGGCGGGTTATGAACTGAAGACGACAAGTAAAGAAGGGAAGAACCATCAAGACATTCCAGCATTTTGGCAAGAATATTTACAAAAAGATCTTGGAACGACGATTCCGAATCGTAAAGATACGAGCCAATGGGTAGAGCTTGGATTATGTACTGATTTTAATTTAGAAACAGGAGACTTCACTTATATTATCGGAATGGAAGTTACAGACTTTGAAAATGTACCAAATGAAGTTGCAAAGCGTAATTTCCCAGCAGCGACATACGCAGTATTCACAACGCCGAAAGTTCCTCATGAAGAAATGGTATCGTCTATTCACCAAACGTGGAACGCAGTATTCTCAGAATGGTTCCCGCATTCAGGATATGAACATTGCGGCGTTACTGAGTTTGAACTATATGATGAGCGTTGCCATGAAGATAAGAGTGAGTTTGCTCAAGTAGAACTTTGGATACCGGTGAAGAGGAAGTAATAGGATAAGAGCGAATCATTGGGAGATGGTTCGCTTTTTTATATAGGGGGAAATAGGAAGATGTTCAAAAAATTAGAATGTGTATCTATACATACGAAGGATATAGAAAGGTCAGTTTCTTTTTATACAGAAATGGAAGCGCCTGATGAGAATGTATTTGTGTTAGTAGGGAAATAGCTGAAATATGGAGTGACCTTTCATAGTGAGTTATGGAAGGTTATTTTTAATTTGTATAGCAGGGGAAGTAGGTTAGTATTGTCGATTTTTGTTGGTAAGTTGATATATCTTGAAAATCGCTGATATATTTGAAAAATCGCTGATATAATTCGAGTTGCGCCGATATATTCAGAAAATCGCCGATATAATTTCATTTACCGCTGAACTCTCCCAGAAAAGAAAAAGAAAAGACGCCATATAGCGCCTTTTCTACGAACGAAACGGGAACACAAGTATAATTGTCGTTCCTTTTCCAAGTTCGCTATCGATAGAAATCGTTCCGTTATGAGCATGAACGAGCTGTTTCGTAATGGCGAGGCCAAGTCCAGTTCCGACGTTGCTTTCTTCTGTATTTGTTCCTCGGTAATACCTTTCAAATAGAAGCTCTTTTGTTTTATCATCCATTCCTTTTCCGTTATCTGAAATAGAGAGTGAAAATGAAGTAGCGTTTTGCGAAAGTTTTACCATGACATTAGTCGTTTCATTATTATGTTTTACAGCGTTTACGAGTAAGTTTTCGATAATACGCTGGAACCATTTTTCTTCAATGAAATATTGAATTTTGTTTGAGCTTGGTACGAATTCAATATTTTGATTTTCAAGTGTCGGGTTATTAATAAATTGTAATAATACTTTTTGGACGAATTGATTCATTTCAATGTTCACGTGCTGCCCAGGAAGACTGTTATTTTTTAATTGATACGTTAAGCTTAAGTCATCAATTAATGTAGTCATATATTGAGATTTTTCTTTCATAACGCTGCCGAATTGCTGAATGTCACGATCGGTCCATTTGTACTGATTGGATTCTAGTAATAATGCGTAGCCGTATATAGAACTAAGTGGTGTTTTTAAATCGTGCGTTAGACCAGTAATCCATTCTTCACGTGTTTGCTGTAGTACTTGCCTCATTGCATCATTTTTTTTGAGTGTAATAGAAAGATGCTCTAGTGAATTTGTAACATCACTAAATAAGCGGAATGACCATTTTTCTTTACCAGATTTCCTGAACCTAATAGGTTTCCCTTTTTTACTAACAGGCTCTTCGTACTTTCCACCAGCGATGTTTTTAAGCCAGCGCATTGCATGTAATAACGGTTTTCCGAATTTATTACCGTACCAAATAGAAAGAATGACTAAATAAACAAATACGATAAGAAGGATTAATCCACATCCGATTAGAAACTTTTTAGTAAATACATCGTCTATTTCATCATCTGGGTAGTAGTGCTCATTTTTAGCAGTTACAACAAGAAGATGATTACTATTTGTGTCGTAAAAGCTAGACGTGTTTTCTTTATGATTCCACGGTTCTTTTTCATTAAGAGCGGCTTGTATAACAGAAAATGTTTTTTTCTTTCCATTTGGATAGGAGAATACTTCATCGCCCTTACTATTAAAAATTTGAAGTGTTGCTTTTTCTTTAGAAAGTAATTGCTGTTCTTCTTCTGTTAATGTGAACGAATCCGTAGATACAGAAGGGTGCTCTTTCTTGATTGTTTTCAGTAATGCATTGCTTTTTAACATACCGCCGTAAATAACGAGTACGTTCTTTTCTTCTAATTCAATTTCCCAATATGTAAATGTATAAGGGTTTTCTATATGATTCTGTATATATGAGAATAAAGATGCTTTCGTGTAAGATGTTGGTACGTCACTTGGCGTATTAAAGTGATAGAGAACTTTTCCGTTTTCCTCCACAACTTGAATCCAATCATTTTTTTCTTTAATTAAGTCTTTTACTTCAGCTTTTAACGAAATATCGCCATCTTCTGAAGAGATGTATCTTGCAATCATAAAATTATCGGAATCTGGAATGTTCGGTTCATATGAAGTGCTAGTAACAAGAAAAATTAAATAAGTGAAAGCAGCTACTACAGCAATTAGTAATGTAACTAAAACAAATACGTGTTGCAGGATAAACTGGATAATAAGTCGTTTATTAAAGTTCATATCGTCACCCTACTTTGTAATGAATTTATAGCCAAGTCCGCGAACGGTTTTTATATATTCTGGTTTACTTGGATCTTGTTCAATTTTTTCACGTAGTTTTCGAATGTGGACCATTACGGTATTATCATCGCCATTATAGGCAGGTGCTCCCCAAACTTTTTCGTATATTTCTTCTTTCGAAAATACGTAGTTCGGATTCTCGCAAAAGAAGAGTAATAGCTGAAATAGCTGGGCGGAACATTCGACAATACGTCCATTTACTGTAAGTTCTGCGGAATGTTGATCAATTGCAAATCTGCCAAATGAACTGGAGTGTGCTTTTTGTTCGTGTGGTACTGCTTGTTTCATATGTCTTCGGAGTTGTGCTTTCATACGAGCTACTACTTCAAGTGGATTAAATGGCTTTGTAATATAATCATCTGCACCGTGTGAAAATCCAGATATTTTATCTAAATCAGATGTTTTAGCTGTGAGGAAGAAGATAGGGCAATCTGTTTTTTGGCGAATGATTGGACAAATATCAAAACCAGATTGTCCAGGAAGCATGACATCTAAAAGAATTAAATCGTAATCATTTTGCTCAGTGAGAGATAATGCTATTTCAGCCGATGTTGCAGTTGTAATATGAGAAAAACCTTCTTTTTCAAGAATGGTAGTTAGTAATTGTAAAATTGCTGTTTCATCATCAACGAGCAAAATATTTGCTTGATACATAAAAAATCCCTCCTAATTTTCTCGAATATCATATCATCTTTCTGTAACTTATGGAATTTTTAAGGAAATTTTAAGGTTTTCTTTCTCAAAAAATTAAGAATCAGATGATATGATAAAAGTAACATAGGGGAGGAGATGAGTGTGAATCCGTTTCAAACGATGCGAGCTAGATATTTTTTAATTGTATTTGCACTATTAACGTTAGTTGCAAGAGCCAGTAATGCATTGATAGAAAATACATTTCATATGCAAAATTCTACTTTTATAAATATTCTTATATTCTATATCCTTCCGATTACATGGATTTTTTTTGAGTATAGAAAACACAGTGTTTCATTTTCATTATTTATTAATAAAAATGAAACATTTAACCTGGTGCAAGTTTTATACATTACGATTATGTTATGCGTGTTTAGTTATGGATATCTTATTTTGTACATGTATAGTTTTGCATGGATTACACCAGCATTTATTATGAATGCATTACGTGAACCGATTATAGATAGTACCGGGGGATATGTATATCAAATTATTATGGTCGTATTCATCGCACCAATTATTGGTGAATTTGTTTTTCGGGGATTTTTACTGCAACGCTTTGCAGCAAAATGGGGAAC from Bacillus basilensis includes the following:
- a CDS encoding metallophosphoesterase; this translates as MKNLRYFNIFTMLIVYTLLMFYIGWNGWIWLHAVFGWESWGYYAFVVGFISYAYILVQVFKFLPFLRTIGSIWFAVIQYALMLLPLANITVFLLQFSVEKEAAIIWTGTTVLFAFIFIFAYGIFNAYSPVVRKYEVHIPKKVEGRKSLRIAMASDMHFGKLSGVSHLKRLVRHVNEMEPDIILLPGDIIDDHPGVFIQKNMGPIMKQMKAPLGVYGVLGNHEYYGRAVPEFLQEMDKIDIRILLDEVITIEDQFYLVGRRDKTERDRQSFENLMSTVDKSMPVIAMDHQPFELKQAAEAGVDLLLSGHTHRGQMAPNHIVTRRMYELDWGYAQKGAFHAIVSSGFGFWGPPLRLGSRSEIVQVEVTFE
- a CDS encoding DUF5412 family protein, coding for MKKIFFTILFIIIVFISLGYWKFFTLSGVSGGEKIQSIYSPDKTYTLHIYRHNGGATTSFAIRGELIANNKKFMNTKNIYWNYREEDATVQWLDDHTVMINKHKLHVETDTYDFRKDEREKD
- a CDS encoding HD domain-containing protein, giving the protein MVISDVLYGEFEVDQVLEELIVSKSVQRLKGIHQNGASYLINEKWNVTRFDHSVGVMLLVKKLGGSVEEQIAGLLHDVSHTAFSHVIDYVFHNEGESYHEEIFSSVVKNSEIPAILSKYGYNYEDILLDDSKWTLLERSAPELCADRVDYTLRDMYTYGYVSLEEVHSFLEDVIAVDGKMVLQNIEIAEWFAETYYKEVIDFFMQPMNIYGNDMLAKTLKLALHKKVIHADDFLLEDDELISKLQQCNDSEVHALLRKVHPNVKVKEDRNDYDLYQKNKVRLIDPSLLREGEVVSSSFVSENIRQMSEVAYEKAVRGMYVKVISD
- a CDS encoding anti-sigma factor, with product MGCTEFKKLWEKYENGTLTHDEQELLENHIETCEECEAYLDELLSKSEPIKKKLPPQKLKVPFWKIKWKQRWQTVSFVLAVCIAIYFVDHFSSSLYFYNMKKLAEVNEIPALALEATIPNSRSTGGSTKIKPFFRTENEMNLVKTVGKKELPIGTVTTRSFLSSVTDTNQSWANKPYSKKLSFVHPKIKEEASLKESSKKVWDTLGKIHEGTVAEVALSFDKAYTLQEVESILYSAFEAQEMPPTPLWYALDTGQERIDEEDFILHGGEIIGFSEHINLPDNEAIRPKTKEDEVIEMMHILSTHKETVSKTTRTPEKELNLDKRYQYVKDNGVKVYGIVITGPSKELLKLQNSSHVRYATLGDIEVWNWFDY
- a CDS encoding RNA polymerase sigma factor, yielding MKHKQSLEEIYSEHMQDLFRYLLSLTGDSHCAEDLMQETFYRMLIHIDYYKGEEIRPWLFTIAYNAFIDWYRKEKRYKTTTIAEFHLPNVPSTEHSYFVKHEIASWLDSLSSLPLERRNVLLLRDYYGFSYKEIAEMTGLSLAKVKIELHRGRKETKSIKE
- a CDS encoding AraC family transcriptional regulator — protein: MESYEAQIQRSIDYIEEDVMEKQTLRNLARIAGFSESHFHRVFQALVGDTVMEYVRKRRLARAAYQLSHTDEKVIDIAFEHGFQSHETFTRAFKKLFQMTPSEYRKQEIETPMYYSVNVKQRKLNPYLGGIQMEYRIVNKPEFLMAGYELKTTSKEGKNHQDIPAFWQEYLQKDLGTTIPNRKDTSQWVELGLCTDFNLETGDFTYIIGMEVTDFENVPNEVAKRNFPAATYAVFTTPKVPHEEMVSSIHQTWNAVFSEWFPHSGYEHCGVTEFELYDERCHEDKSEFAQVELWIPVKRK
- a CDS encoding sensor histidine kinase KdpD, translating into MNFNKRLIIQFILQHVFVLVTLLIAVVAAFTYLIFLVTSTSYEPNIPDSDNFMIARYISSEDGDISLKAEVKDLIKEKNDWIQVVEENGKVLYHFNTPSDVPTSYTKASLFSYIQNHIENPYTFTYWEIELEEKNVLVIYGGMLKSNALLKTIKKEHPSVSTDSFTLTEEEQQLLSKEKATLQIFNSKGDEVFSYPNGKKKTFSVIQAALNEKEPWNHKENTSSFYDTNSNHLLVVTAKNEHYYPDDEIDDVFTKKFLIGCGLILLIVFVYLVILSIWYGNKFGKPLLHAMRWLKNIAGGKYEEPVSKKGKPIRFRKSGKEKWSFRLFSDVTNSLEHLSITLKKNDAMRQVLQQTREEWITGLTHDLKTPLSSIYGYALLLESNQYKWTDRDIQQFGSVMKEKSQYMTTLIDDLSLTYQLKNNSLPGQHVNIEMNQFVQKVLLQFINNPTLENQNIEFVPSSNKIQYFIEEKWFQRIIENLLVNAVKHNNETTNVMVKLSQNATSFSLSISDNGKGMDDKTKELLFERYYRGTNTEESNVGTGLGLAITKQLVHAHNGTISIDSELGKGTTIILVFPFRS
- a CDS encoding response regulator transcription factor — its product is MYQANILLVDDETAILQLLTTILEKEGFSHITTATSAEIALSLTEQNDYDLILLDVMLPGQSGFDICPIIRQKTDCPIFFLTAKTSDLDKISGFSHGADDYITKPFNPLEVVARMKAQLRRHMKQAVPHEQKAHSSSFGRFAIDQHSAELTVNGRIVECSAQLFQLLLFFCENPNYVFSKEEIYEKVWGAPAYNGDDNTVMVHIRKLREKIEQDPSKPEYIKTVRGLGYKFITK
- a CDS encoding CPBP family intramembrane glutamic endopeptidase — translated: MNPFQTMRARYFLIVFALLTLVARASNALIENTFHMQNSTFINILIFYILPITWIFFEYRKHSVSFSLFINKNETFNLVQVLYITIMLCVFSYGYLILYMYSFAWITPAFIMNALREPIIDSTGGYVYQIIMVVFIAPIIGEFVFRGFLLQRFAAKWGTSIAIIVVAMLFALLHVDFLGAVVFSVVLSIVYIRTNSLLMPIAIHMLNNAFVIGVSFLINKEEIMSFADFSNYTTFFPGLIIFITGLNLVLIFLFVNRKYWSKEMPAIYVEQEKSFSDVVGSK